A stretch of Cytophagales bacterium DNA encodes these proteins:
- a CDS encoding IPT/TIG domain-containing protein, translating into MKRSIIKGHYFLLALCVFLIQCSDDDESNTFQITSITPAFGTCGDIISINGNAFGNSLTDLRVLLNEVELEIRHVSDDRINIILSEEEESGQIEVFKGELKATSEQTLEVSKPGPIVIESISTNEGFFGDEILIRGENFDPEPTKNIVRLGFTEFEVISATRSSLRVSVPFAIDRRGTFTIEIGCRVATDDQEFWINTSQGSWNSFWNDRWHDGRPVESKNFIVYSEKSSQAMRRQIASEAEISFDDLKSIIDYQEGEFRFREDYETDQIHILADYNQQPWVGLAYRDGFIIRARDSPRYNGDLERWKNVFQHEMAHVVEFLMIGEFQYRQANTVWMREGFGNYGARNHRVQTVAQLNTWRNQTRNLPGEGKPDRH; encoded by the coding sequence ATGAAGCGATCAATTATCAAAGGACATTATTTTCTGCTGGCCTTGTGCGTTTTTTTGATTCAATGCTCGGATGATGATGAAAGTAACACCTTTCAGATCACCAGCATTACCCCCGCATTTGGTACATGCGGGGATATTATATCCATCAATGGAAACGCCTTCGGAAACTCTTTAACTGACCTTCGGGTCCTATTGAATGAAGTGGAGCTTGAAATCCGACATGTGAGTGATGATCGAATTAATATCATTCTCTCGGAAGAGGAGGAATCAGGTCAAATTGAAGTTTTCAAAGGAGAACTGAAAGCCACATCTGAACAAACGCTAGAGGTATCTAAGCCCGGCCCTATTGTGATCGAAAGCATCTCTACCAATGAAGGCTTTTTTGGTGATGAAATCCTGATCAGAGGTGAAAATTTTGACCCAGAACCTACGAAAAACATCGTCAGGCTTGGGTTTACGGAATTTGAAGTAATCTCTGCAACTCGGTCCTCGCTTAGGGTCAGTGTACCGTTCGCTATCGATAGAAGAGGCACATTCACCATAGAAATCGGTTGTCGGGTCGCCACGGATGATCAAGAGTTCTGGATCAATACCTCGCAAGGGTCCTGGAATAGCTTTTGGAATGACCGATGGCACGATGGCCGTCCGGTCGAATCTAAAAACTTCATCGTCTATAGTGAAAAATCCAGCCAGGCCATGAGGCGTCAAATTGCCAGTGAAGCTGAAATTTCTTTCGACGATCTTAAATCTATCATCGACTATCAGGAAGGAGAATTCAGATTTCGTGAAGATTACGAAACAGATCAAATCCATATCCTCGCCGATTACAACCAACAGCCCTGGGTAGGTCTGGCTTATCGTGATGGATTTATCATTCGGGCGAGGGATTCACCAAGGTACAATGGTGACCTGGAGCGATGGAAAAATGTATTTCAACATGAAATGGCACATGTCGTTGAATTTTTGATGATTGGTGAATTTCAATACAGACAAGCCAATACAGTATGGATGCGAGAGGGATTTGGGAATTATGGCGCGCGTAATCACAGAGTACAGACCGTAGCACAACTCAATACCTGGCGAAACCAAACCAGGAATTTGCCGGGAGAAGGAAAACCCGATCGCCATTAG
- a CDS encoding serine hydrolase, which yields MRLLLIVLAIQITLPGTAFGQEHKIDLAADLQNPTLLIKSIDSLISHEMEQDRLPGAAFIMVHGDQVIHQKGYGVTNLENHTPVSVDSTLFRIGSITKFVTVLGLMKLINDNKINMNDEVNQYLDELKLMSNYEEPVRVWHLMTHTGGFDQKLRGRLFDNPEDRPTIDSFLKGELIQVKPPGRVGSYDTYGITLAGRIIERVSGMSFEAFISENILKKMGMNLSGIEMADQLPRLTATGYGLQSETFVPQKYEYYVTTPASSMDATAADIGRFIKGILGQDAGILSTDLWQEILYKRQFRNAPEIPGFSYGLWERIIGKERILWHGGIMNGYSSSLYLLPEHNLGFFLVYTRDFETGPNPNLRNLLPNHLIDRWFQKPATKLPEKISVDAKRFEGTYANTIYCRMCFEGEGATRRIFSIKAVDKGMIEFLGTKFYAYDPLNFTDSTGRFKLAFREDTRGEVNYVFGNWSSDATYEKLGPSLLLEVKQSGFSKEAMLPLRAMTYRGLAEWTNAAEAYQEIVNLRPYDGRAYHYLGMCLSNAGKKEQAIEALIKAYDLGQWKRHTARMIAELYMTKENLPGTLQWITRIKKDAQESGMAAQKIRDFILMSPLLKNLENNSEFKEMINSEGK from the coding sequence TTGCGATTACTTTTAATCGTACTCGCAATTCAAATTACACTCCCAGGTACAGCCTTCGGTCAGGAACATAAAATTGATCTGGCCGCAGACTTACAAAATCCCACGTTATTGATCAAGTCAATTGATTCACTGATAAGCCATGAAATGGAGCAAGACCGACTACCAGGGGCGGCATTTATCATGGTACATGGGGATCAGGTCATTCATCAAAAGGGATATGGCGTCACTAATCTGGAGAACCATACACCTGTCAGTGTTGACAGCACCCTATTTCGGATTGGCTCTATAACCAAATTTGTTACGGTACTGGGTCTGATGAAACTGATCAATGACAATAAGATCAATATGAATGATGAGGTTAACCAATACCTGGATGAACTAAAGCTAATGTCTAACTATGAAGAGCCTGTAAGGGTCTGGCATCTCATGACTCATACGGGAGGTTTTGATCAAAAACTGAGAGGCAGGCTTTTTGATAATCCAGAAGATCGTCCAACTATTGATTCTTTTCTCAAGGGTGAATTGATACAAGTGAAACCGCCAGGAAGGGTCGGTTCTTATGATACTTATGGAATCACTTTGGCCGGCAGGATCATTGAGCGAGTTTCTGGTATGTCATTTGAAGCATTTATCTCTGAAAATATCTTAAAAAAGATGGGCATGAATCTCTCCGGAATAGAAATGGCTGATCAACTTCCTCGCCTTACGGCCACGGGTTATGGACTTCAATCGGAAACATTCGTACCCCAGAAATACGAATATTATGTCACTACTCCCGCTTCTTCCATGGATGCAACAGCTGCAGATATTGGGAGATTCATAAAAGGTATTCTGGGACAAGATGCCGGAATTTTATCTACGGATCTATGGCAGGAAATCCTTTACAAACGCCAATTCAGAAATGCTCCGGAAATCCCGGGATTTTCATACGGACTATGGGAAAGGATAATCGGAAAAGAACGTATTCTTTGGCATGGAGGAATCATGAATGGATATTCGAGTTCTCTTTACCTGCTACCTGAACACAACCTTGGTTTCTTCTTGGTTTATACCCGGGATTTTGAAACCGGTCCTAATCCAAACTTAAGAAACCTACTACCCAATCACCTGATCGATAGATGGTTTCAAAAACCTGCTACTAAGCTGCCTGAAAAGATTTCGGTCGATGCCAAGCGATTTGAAGGAACATACGCCAATACCATATATTGTCGCATGTGTTTTGAGGGCGAGGGCGCAACCAGGAGAATTTTTTCCATTAAAGCGGTTGATAAAGGGATGATTGAGTTCCTGGGCACAAAATTCTACGCTTACGATCCGCTAAATTTTACGGACTCCACAGGAAGATTCAAGCTTGCCTTCCGAGAAGATACTCGTGGAGAGGTTAATTATGTTTTTGGAAATTGGTCCTCTGACGCTACATATGAAAAGCTGGGACCTTCCCTGCTTCTGGAGGTTAAGCAGTCCGGATTTTCAAAAGAGGCCATGTTGCCACTTCGAGCAATGACCTATAGAGGCTTAGCAGAATGGACCAATGCAGCCGAGGCCTATCAGGAGATTGTCAATTTACGTCCCTATGATGGACGGGCTTATCATTACCTGGGCATGTGCCTTTCCAATGCCGGCAAAAAAGAGCAAGCAATTGAGGCATTAATCAAGGCTTATGATCTGGGACAATGGAAACGACATACGGCGAGAATGATTGCGGAACTTTACATGACCAAAGAAAATCTGCCAGGCACCTTACAATGGATAACCAGGATAAAAAAAGATGCTCAGGAGTCGGGTATGGCCGCCCAAAAGATCCGAGATTTCATCTTGATGAGCCCTCTACTAAAAAATCTCGAAAATAATTCCGAATTTAAGGAGATGATCAATTCTGAAGGTAAATGA
- a CDS encoding kelch repeat-containing protein gives MNLWLSVTVSILTLTGSIQPTPCPRNQPVIAYHEQDRSFYLFGGYCSESKTRLNDLWKFDGQHWQLIEQDHSPEPRSGHTMIYDPTHRRLLLFGGKNDQGLLLNDLWEWKNGSWHLITESGPPARQSHRLVVNSSTGDLLLFGGSDVNRQAFGDTWIFNGETWLEKTDKAGPPARLQHTMTYDNTRAKVVLFGGFNRIGTEKIVLGDTWEWDHINGWVLASMNDHLARDHHAMTYDPNLKLTILFGGYHEGYLGDTWGWDGSNWRPLSQAIESGLTRRAGKPGLTYNTHIHRITLFGGWDHTNQPLMDWWYLDENEWKSLE, from the coding sequence ATGAATCTCTGGCTATCGGTCACCGTTTCAATTCTAACGCTTACCGGATCCATTCAACCAACTCCTTGCCCGAGAAATCAACCGGTAATTGCTTACCATGAACAGGATAGATCCTTTTACTTATTTGGAGGATATTGTTCTGAGAGCAAAACACGCCTCAACGACCTTTGGAAATTTGACGGCCAGCACTGGCAATTAATCGAACAAGATCATTCACCGGAGCCCAGAAGTGGCCATACCATGATATATGACCCAACGCATCGAAGACTCCTTCTTTTTGGAGGGAAAAATGATCAGGGGTTATTACTCAATGACCTATGGGAATGGAAAAACGGATCGTGGCATTTGATTACTGAATCTGGGCCGCCAGCCAGGCAATCTCATCGTCTGGTGGTAAATTCCAGCACTGGGGATCTCCTACTGTTTGGAGGGTCGGATGTCAATCGTCAGGCGTTTGGAGATACTTGGATATTCAATGGAGAAACATGGTTGGAAAAAACAGATAAAGCAGGGCCTCCAGCTCGCCTTCAACATACCATGACCTATGATAACACTAGAGCAAAAGTGGTCCTTTTCGGAGGCTTTAATCGGATTGGGACGGAAAAAATAGTCCTTGGTGATACCTGGGAATGGGACCATATTAACGGCTGGGTTTTGGCCAGCATGAATGACCATCTTGCCAGAGATCACCATGCCATGACTTATGATCCGAATCTTAAATTGACCATCTTGTTTGGAGGTTACCATGAGGGATACCTGGGCGATACCTGGGGATGGGATGGTTCCAACTGGCGACCATTGTCGCAGGCAATCGAATCCGGACTAACCAGAAGAGCGGGAAAACCAGGATTGACCTATAACACTCACATCCATCGAATTACACTTTTCGGTGGCTGGGACCACACCAACCAACCGCTCATGGACTGGTGGTACCTTGATGAGAACGAATGGAAATCTCTCGAATAG
- a CDS encoding endonuclease/exonuclease/phosphatase family protein, whose amino-acid sequence MNRFPFMLLAFSVFACDQPSTETTSPVESPKVVLSDSSTIAHPVGYQFPEEETFKVLSWNVEHFVDPYDDPYIRNRREDNPDPDMPQRAQLLVEAIKMADADVVILQEFESEKYLMSLARDSFPELGYQFFADAASPGWYMNVVLMSRFPLGVLQAYGDIYTPVTGYVDDEGNKQTQVNLNTRMWTMQIFADPSYDFWLTGVHLKAGRGPRNEAMRAGQIHLLNQQFDQLVQQNPEANLMMAGDFNAYPNSNELKLLTDNHLIDPMDSTVWTHPSDLPARRLDYMLVNQGMANEMVVGSVQPVYFFNADSMRMLSDHLPVIGEFRRGEKP is encoded by the coding sequence ATGAATCGATTCCCTTTCATGCTATTGGCCTTCTCGGTGTTTGCCTGTGATCAACCTTCAACTGAGACTACTTCACCTGTTGAAAGCCCAAAAGTTGTGCTTTCCGATTCTTCAACCATTGCTCACCCCGTAGGGTACCAGTTTCCTGAAGAAGAAACGTTCAAGGTACTGTCATGGAATGTGGAACATTTTGTAGATCCTTATGATGATCCGTATATCAGGAATCGGAGAGAGGACAACCCCGATCCAGATATGCCACAGCGTGCACAGCTACTGGTGGAGGCCATCAAAATGGCAGATGCGGACGTGGTGATATTGCAGGAATTCGAGAGTGAAAAATACCTGATGAGTCTTGCTCGAGATTCCTTTCCGGAGCTGGGTTATCAATTTTTTGCGGATGCTGCAAGTCCTGGATGGTACATGAATGTAGTACTGATGAGTCGCTTTCCATTAGGTGTACTACAGGCCTATGGAGACATTTATACACCAGTCACTGGATATGTGGATGATGAAGGAAACAAGCAAACGCAGGTCAACCTGAATACCCGGATGTGGACTATGCAAATTTTTGCTGATCCTTCTTACGATTTCTGGCTGACCGGGGTTCACCTCAAGGCAGGTAGAGGTCCAAGGAATGAAGCCATGCGAGCGGGTCAGATCCATTTACTGAATCAGCAATTCGATCAATTGGTACAACAAAACCCGGAGGCCAACCTGATGATGGCCGGAGACTTCAATGCCTATCCGAATAGCAATGAATTGAAGTTACTCACGGACAATCATCTGATTGATCCAATGGATTCAACCGTATGGACCCACCCTTCAGATTTACCTGCAAGAAGGCTGGACTATATGTTAGTCAATCAGGGCATGGCCAATGAAATGGTGGTCGGATCAGTGCAACCAGTTTATTTCTTCAATGCAGATTCCATGCGCATGCTCAGTGATCATTTACCGGTGATAGGTGAGTTTAGGAGGGGAGAAAAGCCTTAA
- a CDS encoding GNAT family N-acetyltransferase, whose protein sequence is MIRKAKPIDYDSVWEIFHRVIQRRDTYVFDPSTPKADLLKHWFAPNMHTYVFEEEGNILGTYIIKPNQIDLGSHIANASYMVHPDAQGKGIGQLMGEHSLKMAKSIGFLAMQFNVVISTNIAAIRLWEKLGFEIIGTTPDGFRTTYGLVDTYIMYRSL, encoded by the coding sequence ATGATCAGAAAAGCTAAACCCATAGACTATGATTCGGTCTGGGAAATATTTCATCGCGTGATTCAGCGTCGGGATACGTATGTATTCGATCCATCAACACCAAAAGCAGATCTTTTGAAACATTGGTTCGCGCCGAACATGCATACCTATGTCTTTGAAGAAGAGGGAAATATTCTGGGGACCTACATCATCAAGCCAAATCAAATTGACCTGGGAAGCCACATTGCCAATGCCAGCTACATGGTCCATCCTGATGCGCAAGGGAAGGGCATTGGCCAACTGATGGGTGAGCATTCTTTGAAAATGGCGAAATCGATCGGTTTTTTAGCGATGCAATTCAATGTCGTCATCAGTACCAATATTGCCGCTATCAGATTATGGGAAAAGTTAGGCTTTGAAATCATTGGGACTACTCCTGATGGCTTTCGAACTACTTATGGATTGGTAGATACTTATATCATGTACAGAAGCCTTTAA
- a CDS encoding DUF6713 family protein, producing MDFFTLGLSFILLHELDAIRCHEWRMFPLTSFLPERTGMIVFLYLHIPLFYWILLPSTLNDPTFKYGFSIFLIVHCFLHIGFLWHKKNEFKDWISWSLIILAALCGMLHLLDL from the coding sequence ATGGATTTCTTTACCCTCGGCCTGAGTTTTATTTTGTTGCACGAACTGGATGCGATCCGGTGCCACGAATGGCGAATGTTTCCCTTGACCAGCTTTCTTCCGGAACGAACAGGAATGATCGTTTTCCTTTATCTACATATACCACTTTTCTATTGGATATTGTTGCCTTCTACTTTAAATGATCCTACTTTCAAATATGGCTTCAGTATCTTTTTGATCGTGCATTGCTTTCTACATATTGGGTTCTTGTGGCATAAGAAAAATGAATTCAAAGACTGGATTTCCTGGTCCTTGATCATCCTGGCGGCCCTCTGCGGGATGTTACATTTACTTGATCTCTAA
- a CDS encoding NAD(P)-dependent alcohol dehydrogenase — protein MKSYIVTTYGNPEEVVHLQEVDQPKPEGKQVLVKVKAAPVNDYDWSASSGLPKSYRLLFGWSKPRKRFQRLGMEVAGIVEETGPEVTQFKVGDAVYGDTSDHEFGSFSEYMCVNEKALHIKPERMSFVDAVAIPHAAMLAYEALIDLGKLGKGQQVLINGAGGGMGTFGLQIAKTYDAEVTGVDGAHKFDMMRDHGFDHLIDYQQEDFTQNGKQYDLILDAKTNRSPGAYLKSLKPKGKYISVGGKSGKLLQLAFFGGVIKLFTGKLFKVLALEPNKYLDKMNEMYEAGAIKPVIDGPHSFDKVPYLIKYFGDGLHKGKIVITMEEDIL, from the coding sequence TTGAAAAGCTATATCGTAACCACCTACGGCAATCCTGAAGAGGTAGTACACTTACAAGAAGTGGATCAACCAAAGCCCGAAGGAAAACAGGTACTCGTTAAAGTGAAGGCCGCACCGGTCAATGATTACGATTGGTCGGCTTCCAGTGGGCTTCCGAAATCCTATCGGTTGTTGTTTGGATGGTCCAAGCCTAGAAAGCGATTTCAGCGATTGGGCATGGAAGTCGCGGGTATCGTCGAGGAAACAGGGCCTGAGGTGACACAGTTCAAGGTAGGTGATGCGGTTTACGGCGATACCTCCGATCATGAGTTCGGGAGCTTCAGTGAATACATGTGCGTGAATGAGAAAGCATTGCACATCAAACCTGAACGTATGTCATTTGTAGATGCGGTAGCCATTCCTCATGCTGCCATGTTGGCTTACGAAGCATTAATTGACCTGGGAAAACTGGGAAAAGGACAACAAGTATTAATCAACGGAGCTGGAGGAGGCATGGGTACATTTGGGTTACAGATCGCAAAAACCTATGATGCTGAAGTAACAGGTGTGGACGGTGCGCATAAATTCGACATGATGCGAGATCATGGATTTGATCATCTGATCGATTATCAACAAGAGGATTTTACCCAAAACGGAAAGCAGTATGATCTGATCCTGGATGCCAAGACGAATCGGTCTCCCGGCGCTTACCTTAAGTCCCTGAAGCCAAAAGGAAAATACATAAGCGTCGGAGGGAAGTCCGGTAAACTATTGCAATTGGCGTTTTTCGGAGGAGTCATTAAACTGTTTACCGGCAAATTGTTCAAAGTATTGGCACTGGAACCAAACAAATACCTGGACAAAATGAACGAGATGTATGAAGCTGGAGCGATCAAACCAGTGATAGACGGACCGCATTCGTTCGACAAAGTTCCTTATTTGATCAAGTACTTTGGGGACGGACTGCACAAAGGCAAAATTGTGATTACCATGGAGGAGGACATACTTTGA
- a CDS encoding methyl-accepting chemotaxis protein, protein MLRRFSIRQKMLLLILGISLITYSSAITYVGWNMAEKSIADAKKLADLGAKEKANRIQSDFEGYLSLSRAMAKMIQDYPSLPANQRFELERQLLSNILDSNPDLKQVWLSWDLSSIWLEWSKDHGRERHAYTRLPNGSSREFSDSTDLSSYNPENFYYQLRLLEEEGAAEPYHFAPNAWPGLLGTSIVSPVMKDHQYLGQVGFDFATSRYMATTTFDAFERSYALIISDRGKVVAHPDQGLINEYIDQITFIKDRDPRQLKQQLSEGEAWTFEGFDGYSDEKVYVNLRQVPIGKSQMFWTIGTVVPFKEITAASIEIIRNTIFIGLAGLFLLVMAIVFITNSMVRSLQKSEQLLNRLARGEVDPQAQIAIHGKDELSRISQSVNLLLVALSKKAAFAEEIGQGNLKSDFQLSGSADQLGKSLLQMRQNLLAVISEVNQVITTAAEDGNLSTRINQEEKQGVWQELAQSINDLLASFHFPFQAISSLTQMMAEGDLSERLDEDLKGDIGQLSLNLNQGLQNLTLLLANVIEQVNEIQSSASVMLGTGKEMNLSTAEIAQAIQEMNNGATSQVEQTDRSSQLIEKIMQSSSGMEDQAQNINRAAQASTEKSEQGMDRIQKVNLSMQDISTFSAKTNDSFQVLTNRSKEISQALDVITEIAAQTNLLALNAAIEAAQAGDAGRGFAVVADEIRKLAEDSRRSAGSISQLVEEVQNDTQEAAQVLEVMNERIQAGEDASQQASNAFQEIAGATDQTLQLAREIYEASLAQKQDIRDIVNITESVVVIAEETAAGTEEVSSSAAQLAAGMEQYQSQTQATATTLNQLKMAIEKFKLKENASLTLLPNGH, encoded by the coding sequence ATGCTAAGACGATTTTCTATTCGGCAAAAAATGCTTTTGCTGATCCTGGGAATTTCGCTGATTACCTATTCCTCGGCGATTACCTATGTAGGATGGAACATGGCTGAAAAATCCATTGCAGACGCTAAGAAGTTGGCGGATCTGGGAGCAAAGGAAAAAGCCAATCGGATCCAATCCGACTTTGAAGGCTATTTATCGCTTTCCAGAGCGATGGCCAAGATGATCCAGGATTACCCCAGCCTGCCAGCCAATCAACGATTTGAGCTGGAACGACAACTCTTGTCTAACATACTGGATAGCAACCCCGATCTGAAACAGGTCTGGCTTAGTTGGGACCTATCGTCCATATGGCTAGAATGGAGTAAAGATCACGGTCGGGAACGTCATGCTTATACACGCTTGCCCAATGGTTCCAGCAGAGAATTCTCAGATTCTACGGACCTTTCTTCCTATAACCCGGAAAACTTCTACTATCAATTGCGTTTGCTTGAGGAAGAAGGTGCTGCGGAACCTTATCATTTCGCACCAAATGCCTGGCCTGGCTTGTTGGGCACCAGCATTGTGAGTCCGGTGATGAAAGACCATCAATACCTGGGTCAGGTTGGTTTTGATTTTGCTACGAGTCGATACATGGCCACTACCACGTTTGATGCTTTCGAAAGAAGCTACGCCCTGATCATATCTGACAGGGGAAAAGTGGTCGCTCACCCTGACCAGGGGTTGATCAATGAATACATCGACCAAATCACTTTTATTAAGGATCGTGATCCGCGCCAATTGAAGCAGCAACTATCTGAGGGAGAAGCCTGGACTTTCGAAGGTTTTGATGGGTATTCAGATGAAAAAGTATACGTCAATTTGAGACAGGTCCCCATTGGTAAGTCACAAATGTTCTGGACGATAGGCACCGTGGTTCCGTTCAAAGAGATCACGGCCGCATCCATCGAAATTATCCGAAATACCATCTTCATTGGACTTGCAGGGCTATTCCTGTTGGTAATGGCCATTGTCTTTATCACCAATAGCATGGTGAGGTCCCTCCAAAAATCCGAGCAGCTATTGAATAGGCTCGCTCGTGGTGAAGTAGATCCACAGGCACAAATTGCCATTCACGGGAAAGATGAATTGAGTAGGATCTCGCAATCAGTTAATTTATTACTGGTAGCGCTATCTAAAAAAGCAGCCTTTGCAGAGGAGATCGGACAGGGCAATTTGAAATCTGATTTTCAACTCTCCGGATCAGCCGACCAGTTGGGAAAATCCCTGCTGCAAATGCGGCAAAACCTTCTGGCGGTGATTAGTGAAGTCAATCAAGTCATAACTACAGCTGCCGAAGATGGCAACTTATCTACTCGCATCAATCAAGAAGAAAAACAAGGGGTATGGCAGGAGTTGGCACAATCCATTAATGATTTACTGGCATCATTCCATTTTCCTTTTCAGGCCATCAGTTCGCTCACTCAAATGATGGCAGAAGGTGACTTGTCCGAACGTCTGGATGAAGACCTGAAAGGTGATATTGGACAGCTTTCGCTCAACCTGAACCAGGGATTGCAAAACCTGACTTTGCTCCTTGCCAACGTCATCGAACAAGTCAACGAAATACAATCGTCGGCTTCGGTTATGCTCGGTACCGGTAAGGAAATGAACCTAAGCACCGCTGAAATTGCCCAGGCCATTCAGGAAATGAACAATGGTGCCACAAGCCAGGTAGAACAGACAGACAGGTCTTCTCAGTTGATTGAAAAGATCATGCAATCTTCATCAGGCATGGAAGATCAGGCACAGAACATCAACAGGGCTGCACAGGCCAGTACTGAGAAAAGTGAACAAGGAATGGACCGAATCCAAAAGGTAAACCTGTCCATGCAGGACATTTCTACGTTCTCAGCAAAAACCAACGATTCATTTCAGGTATTGACCAACCGTTCGAAAGAAATCTCTCAGGCTTTGGACGTCATTACTGAGATCGCTGCACAAACCAATCTCCTCGCCCTTAACGCGGCCATAGAAGCGGCCCAGGCGGGAGATGCTGGCAGAGGTTTTGCCGTAGTGGCGGATGAGATCCGTAAACTGGCCGAAGACTCGCGACGGTCAGCTGGCAGCATCAGTCAATTGGTGGAAGAGGTCCAAAACGACACACAAGAGGCCGCCCAGGTTTTGGAAGTCATGAATGAGCGCATTCAGGCAGGTGAAGACGCTTCTCAACAAGCCTCCAACGCTTTTCAGGAAATAGCCGGGGCAACCGATCAAACCTTACAATTGGCCCGCGAGATTTATGAAGCAAGTCTGGCACAAAAGCAAGACATCCGTGATATCGTGAATATCACCGAATCCGTAGTGGTCATTGCCGAAGAAACGGCAGCTGGAACAGAAGAGGTATCTAGTTCCGCAGCACAGCTGGCAGCAGGCATGGAGCAGTATCAGTCGCAGACACAGGCAACAGCAACTACATTAAACCAATTGAAAATGGCCATCGAAAAGTTTAAGTTGAAGGAAAACGCTTCCCTAACTTTATTGCCAAATGGGCATTAG